In Hyphomicrobiaceae bacterium, the following are encoded in one genomic region:
- a CDS encoding DUF2093 domain-containing protein, translated as MNRIDKFFGLKNEAKVRYLDGEFEVVAPGEFVRCAVTGQTIPLADLKYWSVEAQEPYANAEVSLKRYLELRKRSAQA; from the coding sequence ATGAATCGCATCGACAAGTTTTTCGGCCTGAAGAATGAGGCCAAGGTGCGCTATCTCGATGGCGAATTCGAAGTCGTCGCTCCGGGCGAATTCGTTCGTTGCGCCGTCACCGGCCAGACGATTCCGCTCGCTGATCTGAAATACTGGAGCGTGGAGGCGCAGGAGCCATACGCGAACGCCGAAGTTTCCCTGAAGCGCTACCTTGAGCTGCGCAAGAGAAGCGCCCAGGCCTAA